The following proteins are co-located in the Nitrospirota bacterium genome:
- a CDS encoding YeeE/YedE family protein, producing the protein MEETLPGITFGFIVSGLLLGLAIGFVLQRGRFCMNTAFRDTIFIKDLTLLRGYLIALMVTIIGANVLNDMEVISLAVQPFFPLANIIGGYIFGLGIVLAGGCGSGVWYKIGEGQFNAIVAVVGFFTSIQATATGVLNPLYKLLRSVRVPVGEINNPALYHLIGDSPSVKWGVIAAVVIAIGIFVLMGKPFSPGKQKGFSWPLTGLMLGVLAVAAFWAASVWEGFPRGLSFTTPTGELFYTLLTGTAMPENHPLVNVFPMYAIGSFTVTWASFFIIGVPLGAFLSAKILKEFKWKVPPVDELLTVLGGSMMMGFGAMVAGGCNIGQGITGSSTLSIGSIVATISIILGNWTMVYFKFIKPMEDM; encoded by the coding sequence ATGGAAGAGACTTTACCAGGTATAACTTTTGGATTTATTGTATCCGGGCTATTGCTCGGATTAGCAATCGGGTTTGTGCTGCAGCGCGGGCGCTTCTGCATGAACACAGCCTTCAGGGACACTATCTTCATCAAGGACTTGACCCTGCTGCGCGGATATTTAATCGCTTTAATGGTCACGATTATCGGGGCAAACGTGCTGAATGACATGGAAGTTATCAGCCTGGCAGTACAGCCGTTCTTTCCGCTGGCCAATATTATCGGGGGCTACATATTCGGGCTCGGAATAGTTTTAGCGGGAGGCTGCGGAAGCGGCGTATGGTACAAGATCGGTGAAGGGCAGTTCAATGCGATAGTGGCCGTTGTCGGTTTTTTTACAAGCATTCAGGCAACAGCTACCGGCGTGCTGAACCCACTTTATAAACTTTTAAGAAGCGTCAGGGTCCCGGTCGGCGAAATTAACAATCCGGCCCTGTATCATCTAATCGGCGACAGTCCTTCCGTAAAATGGGGAGTAATCGCAGCCGTTGTTATCGCAATCGGGATATTTGTTTTAATGGGCAAGCCGTTCTCACCCGGCAAACAAAAAGGTTTTAGCTGGCCGCTGACAGGCCTGATGTTAGGCGTGCTTGCGGTAGCGGCTTTCTGGGCGGCTTCAGTATGGGAAGGCTTCCCAAGAGGGCTTTCCTTCACAACGCCCACGGGAGAATTATTCTACACACTACTGACAGGCACCGCCATGCCGGAGAACCACCCGCTCGTAAACGTATTCCCCATGTATGCCATCGGTTCTTTTACCGTAACATGGGCATCTTTTTTCATTATCGGCGTGCCGCTCGGCGCCTTTCTCAGCGCAAAGATTTTAAAGGAATTCAAGTGGAAAGTCCCGCCAGTTGACGAATTGTTGACCGTGCTTGGCGGAAGCATGATGATGGGCTTCGGAGCCATGGTCGCCGGGGGATGTAATATCGGACAGGGGATCACAGGGTCCTCCACCCTCTCCATCGGAAGCATTGTAGCAACAATCTCTATCATCCTCGGCAACTGGACAATGGTTTATTTCAAATTCATCAAGCCGATGGAAGACATGTAA
- a CDS encoding radical SAM protein — protein MKCALVIPSWVPEDIFSSKTAASQINYWQPLGTLYVASSLMKAGHDVRFLNGAFMQHDEIMGEISKFKPDFIGIYSTVFGWKKAMYTAAEIRRGGFQTRPYITVGGPYPIAMQEKCLADPADIDAVVTGEGEITVVEILERLSQGKSLEGVEGVVFRDGDEIIKNPPRPLITDVDALPFPARKLLGDTTNYIPPPATYKRKPVAVIMTARGCNRRCIFCFQIDKERKSGVRFRSVENVMQEVELCLKQGYREIKFIDDTLAADYDRAMQIAREIKRRKLDFTWFASACVNQVDYPLLKAFKDAGCWAVLLGAESGVQRNLNTVRKGITLDQTRRAVRAAKKAGLTVYTPFLFGIPGQTFEDGLESIKFACEINPDIANFHALTPFPGTELYDNLEKYGTMSGDLTDFTYQGAAFVPYTMTREEIAQLRQIAFKKFYSRPQFIIRRILNLRSIHDVKAAAKGFKSLFWLWVKNDVFRRRETM, from the coding sequence ATGAAGTGCGCCCTTGTCATCCCCTCGTGGGTACCTGAAGACATCTTTTCCTCGAAGACCGCAGCCTCACAAATAAACTACTGGCAGCCGCTTGGGACCCTTTACGTAGCGTCCTCTTTGATGAAGGCAGGACACGATGTGCGATTTTTGAACGGCGCGTTCATGCAGCACGATGAGATAATGGGCGAGATATCAAAGTTCAAACCTGATTTCATCGGCATTTACTCAACCGTCTTCGGATGGAAGAAGGCGATGTATACGGCAGCGGAGATTCGTAGGGGCGGGTTTCAAACCCGCCCCTACATTACCGTCGGCGGGCCCTACCCTATCGCGATGCAGGAGAAATGTCTCGCAGACCCGGCGGACATTGACGCTGTTGTCACAGGGGAGGGAGAGATTACTGTTGTCGAAATATTGGAGAGGTTGTCACAGGGGAAAAGTCTTGAAGGAGTCGAAGGGGTTGTTTTCAGAGATGGTGATGAAATCATAAAAAACCCTCCGCGCCCTCTTATCACTGATGTTGACGCCCTGCCCTTCCCTGCGCGGAAGCTTTTAGGCGATACAACTAATTACATCCCTCCTCCGGCAACGTACAAGAGAAAACCCGTTGCAGTGATCATGACCGCTCGCGGCTGCAACAGGAGGTGCATCTTCTGCTTTCAGATCGATAAAGAAAGAAAGAGCGGCGTTCGTTTTCGCAGCGTGGAAAACGTCATGCAGGAAGTTGAGCTTTGCCTGAAGCAGGGATACCGCGAGATAAAATTTATTGACGACACACTAGCCGCTGATTATGACAGGGCCATGCAAATTGCGCGGGAGATAAAAAGGCGCAAGCTCGACTTTACGTGGTTTGCCTCCGCGTGTGTGAACCAGGTGGATTATCCTTTGCTGAAGGCCTTCAAAGACGCGGGCTGCTGGGCAGTATTGCTTGGCGCGGAAAGCGGGGTGCAGAGAAATTTGAATACCGTCAGGAAAGGGATAACGCTTGACCAGACACGCAGGGCGGTCAGAGCGGCAAAGAAAGCCGGGCTGACTGTTTACACGCCGTTCCTTTTCGGCATCCCAGGACAGACATTTGAGGACGGGCTTGAGAGTATCAAGTTCGCCTGCGAGATCAACCCCGATATTGCAAACTTCCACGCATTGACACCTTTCCCCGGCACAGAGCTTTACGACAACTTAGAGAAGTACGGCACAATGTCCGGCGACCTCACAGATTTCACTTATCAGGGCGCAGCTTTTGTCCCGTATACAATGACGAGAGAAGAGATCGCTCAGCTCAGGCAGATCGCGTTTAAAAAGTTTTATTCAAGACCGCAATTTATTATCAGGCGTATTTTGAATCTAAGAAGCATCCACGATGTAAAAGCCGCTGCAAAAGGATTCAAAAGCCTCTTCTGGCTGTGGGTGAAAAATGACGTCTTTCGCCGAAGAGAAACAATGTAG
- a CDS encoding ATP-binding cassette domain-containing protein produces MIEFRDVTLAYGDNVVLDKVSFKAQFHERVAVLGGSGEGKTTILRLILGLVRPDDGKILIDGRDITELSESELKDIRMKFSIVFQEGALFDSMNVKENVAFCFREYSNYSEDEIEKRVREFLRILGIEDAIYLMPEELSGGMQRRVAIARSLAGCEPEMMLYDEPTSGLDPLTADNICRLIIELSKGEPPDRMGFIIVTHKVTDAAKVAERFLYIRNGSIIFDGNITELKRTNDAELRNFINELYASEGCF; encoded by the coding sequence ATGATAGAGTTCCGTGATGTCACGCTTGCGTACGGAGATAACGTCGTGCTTGACAAGGTGAGTTTCAAAGCTCAATTTCACGAGAGGGTTGCCGTCCTCGGCGGAAGCGGAGAGGGCAAGACAACCATCCTTAGGCTTATCCTCGGTCTTGTGCGTCCTGATGATGGAAAGATTTTGATAGACGGCCGGGACATTACTGAACTTTCAGAATCAGAGCTGAAGGACATACGAATGAAATTCAGCATAGTATTTCAGGAAGGGGCCTTATTTGATTCAATGAATGTAAAAGAAAATGTGGCATTTTGTTTCAGGGAATACTCAAATTATTCCGAAGATGAAATAGAAAAGCGCGTGAGAGAGTTCCTGCGCATTTTGGGAATAGAGGACGCTATCTACCTCATGCCCGAAGAGTTGAGCGGGGGCATGCAGAGAAGGGTCGCCATCGCACGCTCCCTTGCCGGCTGCGAACCGGAGATGATGCTTTACGATGAACCGACTTCAGGCCTGGACCCGCTCACGGCGGACAACATTTGCAGGTTAATAATTGAACTTTCAAAGGGAGAGCCGCCTGACAGGATGGGTTTTATTATAGTGACCCATAAGGTGACCGATGCGGCGAAGGTGGCTGAACGGTTTTTATATATAAGAAATGGTAGTATAATTTTCGATGGAAATATCACGGAGCTGAAGAGGACGAATGACGCGGAACTGCGGAATTTTATCAATGAACTTTATGCATCAGAAGGATGTTTCTGA
- a CDS encoding FAD-dependent oxidoreductase, which produces MDFSRNDSTIILGGGLAGLSAGFSLVKAGHPVAVFESGPVVGGLSRTIRHGDFRFDLGGHRFLTNNIRTEQFVKDLLRGQYLTVPRKSKIYMNGKFFDYPLKPSNALFGLGIPTTVKAISDYGKEKIKKLFTSPEHISLEDWVVAHFGRTMFTLYFKEYSEKVWGLECGNISEEWVSKRIDGLSLGVAIKNAFFKFSGRKVSTLVDKFIYPALGIGQISERLKEEIEKKDTVLTSTRVSRINHRGPVITNIIADNCERQYDVKGSDFISSIPLTNLLKMLNPSPPADILDAASKLRYRDMVIVTVMLNKPRVSDLTWLYLPEKKMPLGRIHEPKNWSLHMAPEGKTHVVSEYFCFKGDGIWTLTDEALTSMTVQQLAKLGLIEMDQVIDSCVIRVPHAYPLFEVGYNGHYSKVVEYLRGFKNLHIIGRSGMFKYYNMDSAIETGIEAAGNIIRKSKLREERNALPVGV; this is translated from the coding sequence ATGGATTTCTCCCGGAACGATTCTACCATCATCCTCGGCGGCGGGCTTGCAGGGCTTTCCGCCGGCTTCAGTCTTGTGAAGGCAGGACATCCGGTAGCAGTGTTTGAAAGCGGCCCCGTAGTCGGGGGGCTTTCAAGGACCATCCGGCACGGTGATTTCAGGTTTGATCTTGGCGGCCACAGGTTCCTCACAAATAATATCCGGACGGAACAATTTGTAAAAGACCTGCTGCGGGGCCAGTACCTGACTGTGCCGCGCAAGAGCAAGATCTACATGAACGGCAAATTCTTCGACTATCCGCTCAAGCCGTCCAATGCGCTTTTCGGCCTCGGCATTCCAACTACTGTGAAGGCCATCTCTGATTACGGCAAGGAAAAGATAAAGAAGCTCTTTACCTCTCCCGAACATATCTCCCTTGAAGACTGGGTGGTGGCGCATTTCGGCAGGACCATGTTCACGCTTTATTTCAAGGAATACAGTGAAAAAGTGTGGGGACTTGAATGCGGGAACATCAGTGAAGAATGGGTGTCAAAGAGGATAGACGGCCTCTCTCTTGGAGTGGCAATAAAGAACGCGTTCTTTAAATTCAGCGGGCGCAAGGTCAGCACGCTTGTGGACAAGTTCATTTATCCCGCACTGGGGATCGGGCAAATATCCGAAAGGCTGAAAGAAGAAATTGAAAAAAAGGACACCGTTTTGACCAGCACAAGGGTCTCCCGGATAAATCATCGCGGCCCTGTTATCACGAATATAATTGCGGACAATTGCGAGCGTCAATATGATGTCAAAGGCAGTGATTTTATTTCCAGCATCCCCCTGACGAACCTCTTAAAGATGCTCAATCCATCCCCGCCCGCGGACATACTCGACGCGGCCTCAAAGCTGAGATACAGGGACATGGTGATAGTAACAGTCATGCTTAACAAGCCGAGGGTCTCTGACCTCACCTGGCTGTATCTGCCTGAGAAAAAGATGCCCCTCGGCAGGATCCATGAGCCAAAGAACTGGAGTCTTCATATGGCGCCGGAAGGAAAAACGCACGTAGTCTCCGAGTACTTCTGTTTTAAGGGAGACGGTATCTGGACCTTAACCGACGAAGCGCTGACTTCCATGACGGTGCAGCAGTTGGCCAAACTCGGGCTTATCGAAATGGACCAGGTCATCGACAGTTGCGTTATAAGGGTGCCCCACGCGTATCCCCTTTTTGAAGTTGGATACAACGGTCATTACTCAAAAGTCGTGGAGTATCTGCGCGGTTTTAAAAACCTCCACATCATCGGCAGAAGCGGTATGTTTAAATATTACAACATGGACAGCGCTATTGAGACCGGGATTGAGGCAGCCGGGAATATTATCAGGAAGTCAAAGTTAAGGGAAGAAAGAAACGCCCTTCCTGTCGGAGTATAA
- a CDS encoding ABC transporter permease: protein MGFLGAKDICHRKRYNYDNYKFIVMNFRENIARLQDFYLLSIKAPIGIFRRPFYFTEMIEQMDYMGTGSLFIIVLVSLFIGMALSLQISAELSTLGLKMYTGKLVGVSIIREIGPVSIALSFAGRVGSGMASEIGSMVLGHQVDILRVHGVNPVKKLVTPRVVSAVLMLPILTVIGDAVSLFGGYYIAVFVSHQSGSFYWSQIRDIMDFKNIFSGIAKPFIFGYFISCISCYMGLATRGGARGLRKATTTAVVFSTIVIIVADFMMTRALLLLLGESV from the coding sequence ATGGGTTTTTTAGGCGCGAAAGACATATGCCATCGAAAAAGGTATAATTACGATAATTATAAATTCATAGTTATGAACTTCAGGGAAAACATAGCCAGGCTCCAGGATTTCTACCTTCTGTCCATCAAAGCCCCCATCGGTATTTTTCGCAGACCTTTTTATTTCACGGAAATGATAGAGCAGATGGATTACATGGGTACCGGCTCGCTTTTCATTATTGTCCTCGTTTCTCTTTTTATAGGAATGGCTTTGTCCCTTCAAATATCCGCGGAACTTTCTACCCTGGGACTGAAGATGTATACCGGAAAATTAGTCGGTGTGTCCATAATCAGGGAGATAGGCCCGGTCTCAATCGCACTGAGTTTCGCAGGCAGGGTAGGCTCCGGCATGGCGTCTGAGATCGGCTCGATGGTGCTCGGACACCAGGTGGACATCCTGAGGGTGCACGGCGTCAACCCTGTAAAGAAGCTGGTCACGCCCCGTGTTGTAAGCGCGGTCCTGATGCTCCCCATTCTTACAGTAATAGGCGATGCGGTGTCCCTGTTCGGCGGATATTATATCGCGGTCTTTGTAAGTCACCAGAGCGGTTCTTTCTACTGGAGCCAGATAAGGGACATTATGGATTTCAAAAACATCTTTTCCGGGATCGCGAAGCCTTTTATATTCGGCTATTTCATATCCTGCATAAGCTGCTACATGGGACTTGCGACAAGGGGAGGGGCAAGGGGACTGAGGAAGGCAACGACTACGGCAGTCGTTTTCTCAACGATTGTGATTATTGTAGCTGACTTCATGATGACAAGGGCACTGCTGCTTCTGCTTGGAGAGTCGGTATGA